From Andrena cerasifolii isolate SP2316 chromosome 12, iyAndCera1_principal, whole genome shotgun sequence, a single genomic window includes:
- the Eph gene encoding eph receptor tyrosine kinase isoform X3, with amino-acid sequence MAPFNMAGVAGLLATCAAAAASAAHLLPLLLLLICPRGTHAEQVVLLDTTQEEKLEWTKYPFGPEANTPGWLEESFTNFDKGINWRSYVVCDVAYNNVNNWLWTPFIDRGPANRMYIEIKFTTRDCSLFPGNALSCKETFSLLYYEFDAATKEPPPWETDSYKLIGRIAAGEGRFNTNTEVVINTEVKSIPVTKKGVYFAFRDQGACISILAIKVYYISCPEISVNFAHFPATPTGREVALIEQTIGTCVANAMVIEQPTFLCKGDGKWYLPSGGCHCKPGYQADVEKQECTECPIGKFKHEAGSQSCELCPAHSKSSDYGFTECRCNSGYYRAEKDPKKMPCTQPPSAPQNLTVNFVDQSTVILSWNAPHMLGGRTDTTYRVVCDACSMGVKYIPNTEVFNDTKITITGLNAVTTYRFQVFAENGVSALAGKSEYVDITVTTEASVPSLVSNVRITSVKSSELSISWDAPVTDIGGDSDLVERYEVRCYPRYDDATNATVIQTTELSVTFKDLKPSTDYAIQVRAKTTRGWGEYTPVVYKKTPHAMGLDYVGEDDNMQVRIIAGAIVAVVVLLVIIIIMTVLILRSRASDECNKKQPSDCDTLEYRNGEGLVVTYMHCKMDSSPIVTTHTNNKSKSSLTTPLFTPAVGVAAAGAGGAGGAGARSYVDPHTYEDPNQAVREFAREIDAGYITIEAIIGGGEFGDVCRGKLKLPPDGRTEIDVAIKTLKPGSADKARNDFLTEASIMGQFEHPNVIFLQGVVTKSNPVMIITEFMENGSLDTFLRANDGKFQVLQLVGMLRGIASGMQYLAEMNYVHRDLAARNVLVNAALVCKIADFGLSREIESATEGAYTTRGGKIPVRWTAPEAIAFRKFTSASDVWSMGIVCWEVMSYGERPYWNWSNQDVIKSIEKGYRLPAPMDCPEAIYQLMLDCWQKERTHRPTFANLTQTLDKLIRSPETLRKIAQNRGANPLAPDAVDLTQLTSVSEWLGSIKMSRYAENFERSGVTTLDAAARVTVQELTALGVTLVGHQKKIMNSVTALRAQMSATSQGFLV; translated from the exons TGGTTGGAAGAGTCGTTCACCAACTTCGACAAGGGCATCAATTGGCGGAGCTACGTTGTCTGCGACGTGGCGTACAACAACGTGAACAATTGGCTGTGGACGCCGTTCATCGATAGGGGACCGGCGAACCGCATGTACATAGAAATCAAATTCACGACCCGTGACTGCTCGCTGTTCCCCGGAAACGCGCTCAGCTGCAAAGAAACTTTCAGTCTACTTTACTACGAGTTCGACGCGGCCACCAAGGAGCCGCCGCCATGGGAGACCGACAGTTACAAGTTGATCG GGCGCATCGCCGCCGGCGAGGGGAGGTTCAACACCAACACCGAGGTGGTGATAAACACGGAGGTGAAGTCGATCCCGGTGACGAAGAAGGGCGTCTACTTCGCGTTCCGGGACCAGGGCGCCTGCATCTCCATCCTTGCCATCAAGGTCTACTACATCAGCTGTCCGGAGATTTCCGTCAACTTTGCTCACTTCCCGGCCACGCCGACTGGTCGCGAGGTCGCGCTGATCGAGCAAACGATCGGCACTTGCGTGGCCAACGCGATGGTGATCGAGCAGCCCACCTTCCTCTGCAAAGGGGACGGAAAGTGGTACCTTCCGAGCGGCGGATGCCACTGCAAGCCGGGATACCAAGCTGACGTCGAAAAGCAGGAATGCACCGAGTGCCCGATCGGTAAATTCAAGCACGAGGCAGGGTCGCAGAGCTGCGAACTCTGCCCGGCTCACAGCAAGTCCTCTGATTACGGATTCACGGAATGCCGCTGCAACTCCGGTTATTATAGAGCGGAGAAGGACCCCAAGAAGATGCCCTGTACAC AGCCACCGTCCGCGCCACAGAATTTGACGGTGAATTTCGTTGACCAGTCCACCGTGATTCTGTCGTGGAATGCGCCGCACATGCTGGGCGGGAGGACCGACACTACTTACAGGGTGGTCTGCGATGCCTGTAGCATGGGCGTCAAATACATTCCGAACACC GAGGTCTTCAACGACACGAAGATCACGATAACGGGCCTGAACGCGGTGACGACCTATCGATTCCAAGTGTTCGCCGAGAACGGAGTGTCGGCGCTGGCTGGCAAGTCCGAGTACGTGGACATCACCGTCACCACCGAAGCCAGCGTGCCCAGCCTGGTGAGCAACGTCCGGATCACGAGCGTCAAGAGCTCCGAACTCAGCATCAGTTGGGACGCCCCTGTAACCGACATCGGTGGAGACAGCGATCTGGTGGAGAGATACGAAG TGAGGTGCTATCCGCGATACGACGACGCCACCAACGCGACCGTCATCCAGACCACCGAGCTCTCGGTGACGTTCAAGGACCTGAAACCGTCCACGGACTACGCGATCCAAGTGCGGGCGAAGACCACGCGCGGTTGGGGCGAGTACACGCCGGTGGTGTACAAAAAGACACCTCACGCCATGGGTCTAG ACTACGTCGGGGAGGACGACAACATGCAAGTGAGGATTATAGCCGGGGCTATCGTGGCCGTGGTCGTGCTCCTAGTGATCATCATCATCATGACCGTCTTGATTCTCAGAAG CAGGGCCTCGGACGAGTGCAACAAGAAACAGCCGAGCGACTGCGACACTCTGGAGTACAGGAACGGCGAAG GACTAGTTGTGACCTACA TGCACTGCAAAATGGACAGTTCACCGATTGTGACAACCCACACCAACAACAAGAGCAAGTCCTCGC TGACCACGCCGCTGTTCACACCTGCAGTGGGGGTCGCCGCCGCAGGTGCCGGAGGTGCTGGTGGCGCAGGTGCGAGGAGTTACGTCGATCCTCACACCTACGAGGACCCGAATCAGGCCGTCAGGGAATTCGCTCGCGAGATCGACGCGGGATACATCACGATAGAAGCCATCATAG GTGGCGGCGAGTTCGGCGACGTTTGTCGAGGGAAATTAAAGCTGCCGCCGGACGGTCGAACGGAGATCGACGTGGCCATCAAGACCTTGAAGCCAGGCTCCGCGGACAAGGCTCGCAACGACTTCCTCACCGAGGCCTCGATCATGGGTCAGTTCGAGCACCCGAACGTGATATTCCTGCAAGGTGTCGTGACCAAGAGCAACCCGGTGATGATCATCACGGAGTTCATGGAGAACGGCAGCCTGGACACTTTCCTGCGCGCGAACGACGGCAAGTTCCAGGTGCTGCAGCTGGTGGGCATGCTGCGAGGGATCGCGAGCGGTATGCAGTATCTCGCCGAGATGAACTACGTGCACCGCGACCTCGCGGCGAGGAACGTGCTGGTGAACGCTGCCCTCGTTTGCAAGATCGCCGACTTTGGATTGAGCAGGGAGATCGAGAGCGCCACGGAAGGAGCGTACACGACCAGG GGTGGAAAGATCCCGGTGCGATGGACAGCTCCGGAAGCGATAGCGTTCCGAAAGTTCACCAGCGCCTCGGATGTGTGGAGCATGGGCATCGTCTGCTGGGAGGTGATGTCCTACGGCGAGAGGCCGTACTGGAACTGGTCTAATCAGGACGTGATCAAGTCGATCGAGAAAGGATACAGGCTTCCAGCGCCGATGGACTGCCCGGAGGCGATCTACCAGCTGATGCTCGACTGCTGGCAGAAGGAGCGGACCCATCGTCCCACCTTCGCCAATCTCACCCAGACCTTGGACAAGCTTATACGAAGCCCGGAGACGCTGAGGAAAATCGCCCAGAACAG GGGCGCGAATCCACTGGCGCCGGACGCGGTGGACTTGACACAGCTGACCTCGGTCAGCGAGTGGCTGGGCTCGATCAAGATGTCTCGGTACGCGGAGAACTTCGAGAGGTCCGGGGTGACCACCCTGGACGCGGCCGCGCGCGTCACCGTCCAGGAACTGACGGCGCTCGGCGTGACGTTGGTGGGACACCAGAAGAAGATCATGAACAGCGTGACGGCGCTCAGAGCCCAGATGTCCGCCACCTCGCAAGGCTTTCTCGTCTAA
- the Eph gene encoding eph receptor tyrosine kinase isoform X2, protein MAPFNMAGVAGLLATCAAAAASAAHLLPLLLLLICPRGTHAEQVVLLDTTQEEKLEWTKYPFGPEANTPGWLEESFTNFDKGINWRSYVVCDVAYNNVNNWLWTPFIDRGPANRMYIEIKFTTRDCSLFPGNALSCKETFSLLYYEFDAATKEPPPWETDSYKLIGRIAAGEGRFNTNTEVVINTEVKSIPVTKKGVYFAFRDQGACISILAIKVYYISCPEISVNFAHFPATPTGREVALIEQTIGTCVANAMVIEQPTFLCKGDGKWYLPSGGCHCKPGYQADVEKQECTECPIGKFKHEAGSQSCELCPAHSKSSDYGFTECRCNSGYYRAEKDPKKMPCTQPPSAPQNLTVNFVDQSTVILSWNAPHMLGGRTDTTYRVVCDACSMGVKYIPNTEVFNDTKITITGLNAVTTYRFQVFAENGVSALAGKSEYVDITVTTEASVPSLVSNVRITSVKSSELSISWDAPVTDIGGDSDLVERYEVRCYPRYDDATNATVIQTTELSVTFKDLKPSTDYAIQVRAKTTRGWGEYTPVVYKKTPHAMGLDYVGEDDNMQVRIIAGAIVAVVVLLVIIIIMTVLILRSRASDECNKKQPSDCDTLEYRNGEGLVVTYMHCKMDSSPIVTTHTNNKSKSSLTTPLFTPAVGVAAAGAGGAGGAGARSYVDPHTYEDPNQAVREFAREIDAGYITIEAIIGGGEFGDVCRGKLKLPPDGRTEIDVAIKTLKPGSADKARNDFLTEASIMGQFEHPNVIFLQGVVTKSNPVMIITEFMENGSLDTFLRANDGKFQVLQLVGMLRGIASGMQYLAEMNYVHRDLAARNVLVNAALVCKIADFGLSREIESATEGAYTTRPVYACQKGGKIPVRWTAPEAIAFRKFTSASDVWSMGIVCWEVMSYGERPYWNWSNQDVIKSIEKGYRLPAPMDCPEAIYQLMLDCWQKERTHRPTFANLTQTLDKLIRSPETLRKIAQNRGANPLAPDAVDLTQLTSVSEWLGSIKMSRYAENFERSGVTTLDAAARVTVQELTALGVTLVGHQKKIMNSVTALRAQMSATSQGFLV, encoded by the exons TGGTTGGAAGAGTCGTTCACCAACTTCGACAAGGGCATCAATTGGCGGAGCTACGTTGTCTGCGACGTGGCGTACAACAACGTGAACAATTGGCTGTGGACGCCGTTCATCGATAGGGGACCGGCGAACCGCATGTACATAGAAATCAAATTCACGACCCGTGACTGCTCGCTGTTCCCCGGAAACGCGCTCAGCTGCAAAGAAACTTTCAGTCTACTTTACTACGAGTTCGACGCGGCCACCAAGGAGCCGCCGCCATGGGAGACCGACAGTTACAAGTTGATCG GGCGCATCGCCGCCGGCGAGGGGAGGTTCAACACCAACACCGAGGTGGTGATAAACACGGAGGTGAAGTCGATCCCGGTGACGAAGAAGGGCGTCTACTTCGCGTTCCGGGACCAGGGCGCCTGCATCTCCATCCTTGCCATCAAGGTCTACTACATCAGCTGTCCGGAGATTTCCGTCAACTTTGCTCACTTCCCGGCCACGCCGACTGGTCGCGAGGTCGCGCTGATCGAGCAAACGATCGGCACTTGCGTGGCCAACGCGATGGTGATCGAGCAGCCCACCTTCCTCTGCAAAGGGGACGGAAAGTGGTACCTTCCGAGCGGCGGATGCCACTGCAAGCCGGGATACCAAGCTGACGTCGAAAAGCAGGAATGCACCGAGTGCCCGATCGGTAAATTCAAGCACGAGGCAGGGTCGCAGAGCTGCGAACTCTGCCCGGCTCACAGCAAGTCCTCTGATTACGGATTCACGGAATGCCGCTGCAACTCCGGTTATTATAGAGCGGAGAAGGACCCCAAGAAGATGCCCTGTACAC AGCCACCGTCCGCGCCACAGAATTTGACGGTGAATTTCGTTGACCAGTCCACCGTGATTCTGTCGTGGAATGCGCCGCACATGCTGGGCGGGAGGACCGACACTACTTACAGGGTGGTCTGCGATGCCTGTAGCATGGGCGTCAAATACATTCCGAACACC GAGGTCTTCAACGACACGAAGATCACGATAACGGGCCTGAACGCGGTGACGACCTATCGATTCCAAGTGTTCGCCGAGAACGGAGTGTCGGCGCTGGCTGGCAAGTCCGAGTACGTGGACATCACCGTCACCACCGAAGCCAGCGTGCCCAGCCTGGTGAGCAACGTCCGGATCACGAGCGTCAAGAGCTCCGAACTCAGCATCAGTTGGGACGCCCCTGTAACCGACATCGGTGGAGACAGCGATCTGGTGGAGAGATACGAAG TGAGGTGCTATCCGCGATACGACGACGCCACCAACGCGACCGTCATCCAGACCACCGAGCTCTCGGTGACGTTCAAGGACCTGAAACCGTCCACGGACTACGCGATCCAAGTGCGGGCGAAGACCACGCGCGGTTGGGGCGAGTACACGCCGGTGGTGTACAAAAAGACACCTCACGCCATGGGTCTAG ACTACGTCGGGGAGGACGACAACATGCAAGTGAGGATTATAGCCGGGGCTATCGTGGCCGTGGTCGTGCTCCTAGTGATCATCATCATCATGACCGTCTTGATTCTCAGAAG CAGGGCCTCGGACGAGTGCAACAAGAAACAGCCGAGCGACTGCGACACTCTGGAGTACAGGAACGGCGAAG GACTAGTTGTGACCTACA TGCACTGCAAAATGGACAGTTCACCGATTGTGACAACCCACACCAACAACAAGAGCAAGTCCTCGC TGACCACGCCGCTGTTCACACCTGCAGTGGGGGTCGCCGCCGCAGGTGCCGGAGGTGCTGGTGGCGCAGGTGCGAGGAGTTACGTCGATCCTCACACCTACGAGGACCCGAATCAGGCCGTCAGGGAATTCGCTCGCGAGATCGACGCGGGATACATCACGATAGAAGCCATCATAG GTGGCGGCGAGTTCGGCGACGTTTGTCGAGGGAAATTAAAGCTGCCGCCGGACGGTCGAACGGAGATCGACGTGGCCATCAAGACCTTGAAGCCAGGCTCCGCGGACAAGGCTCGCAACGACTTCCTCACCGAGGCCTCGATCATGGGTCAGTTCGAGCACCCGAACGTGATATTCCTGCAAGGTGTCGTGACCAAGAGCAACCCGGTGATGATCATCACGGAGTTCATGGAGAACGGCAGCCTGGACACTTTCCTGCGCGCGAACGACGGCAAGTTCCAGGTGCTGCAGCTGGTGGGCATGCTGCGAGGGATCGCGAGCGGTATGCAGTATCTCGCCGAGATGAACTACGTGCACCGCGACCTCGCGGCGAGGAACGTGCTGGTGAACGCTGCCCTCGTTTGCAAGATCGCCGACTTTGGATTGAGCAGGGAGATCGAGAGCGCCACGGAAGGAGCGTACACGACCAGG CCTGTTTACGCCTGCCAAAAGGGTGGAAAGATCCCGGTGCGATGGACAGCTCCGGAAGCGATAGCGTTCCGAAAGTTCACCAGCGCCTCGGATGTGTGGAGCATGGGCATCGTCTGCTGGGAGGTGATGTCCTACGGCGAGAGGCCGTACTGGAACTGGTCTAATCAGGACGTGATCAAGTCGATCGAGAAAGGATACAGGCTTCCAGCGCCGATGGACTGCCCGGAGGCGATCTACCAGCTGATGCTCGACTGCTGGCAGAAGGAGCGGACCCATCGTCCCACCTTCGCCAATCTCACCCAGACCTTGGACAAGCTTATACGAAGCCCGGAGACGCTGAGGAAAATCGCCCAGAACAG GGGCGCGAATCCACTGGCGCCGGACGCGGTGGACTTGACACAGCTGACCTCGGTCAGCGAGTGGCTGGGCTCGATCAAGATGTCTCGGTACGCGGAGAACTTCGAGAGGTCCGGGGTGACCACCCTGGACGCGGCCGCGCGCGTCACCGTCCAGGAACTGACGGCGCTCGGCGTGACGTTGGTGGGACACCAGAAGAAGATCATGAACAGCGTGACGGCGCTCAGAGCCCAGATGTCCGCCACCTCGCAAGGCTTTCTCGTCTAA
- the Eph gene encoding eph receptor tyrosine kinase isoform X4: MAPFNMAGVAGLLATCAAAAASAAHLLPLLLLLICPRGTHAEQVVLLDTTQEEKLEWTKYPFGPEANTPGWLEESFTNFDKGINWRSYVVCDVAYNNVNNWLWTPFIDRGPANRMYIEIKFTTRDCSLFPGNALSCKETFSLLYYEFDAATKEPPPWETDSYKLIGRIAAGEGRFNTNTEVVINTEVKSIPVTKKGVYFAFRDQGACISILAIKVYYISCPEISVNFAHFPATPTGREVALIEQTIGTCVANAMVIEQPTFLCKGDGKWYLPSGGCHCKPGYQADVEKQECTECPIGKFKHEAGSQSCELCPAHSKSSDYGFTECRCNSGYYRAEKDPKKMPCTQPPSAPQNLTVNFVDQSTVILSWNAPHMLGGRTDTTYRVVCDACSMGVKYIPNTEVFNDTKITITGLNAVTTYRFQVFAENGVSALAGKSEYVDITVTTEASVPSLVSNVRITSVKSSELSISWDAPVTDIGGDSDLVERYEVRCYPRYDDATNATVIQTTELSVTFKDLKPSTDYAIQVRAKTTRGWGEYTPVVYKKTPHAMGLDYVGEDDNMQVRIIAGAIVAVVVLLVIIIIMTVLILRRASDECNKKQPSDCDTLEYRNGEVTTPLFTPAVGVAAAGAGGAGGAGARSYVDPHTYEDPNQAVREFAREIDAGYITIEAIIGGGEFGDVCRGKLKLPPDGRTEIDVAIKTLKPGSADKARNDFLTEASIMGQFEHPNVIFLQGVVTKSNPVMIITEFMENGSLDTFLRANDGKFQVLQLVGMLRGIASGMQYLAEMNYVHRDLAARNVLVNAALVCKIADFGLSREIESATEGAYTTRGGKIPVRWTAPEAIAFRKFTSASDVWSMGIVCWEVMSYGERPYWNWSNQDVIKSIEKGYRLPAPMDCPEAIYQLMLDCWQKERTHRPTFANLTQTLDKLIRSPETLRKIAQNRGANPLAPDAVDLTQLTSVSEWLGSIKMSRYAENFERSGVTTLDAAARVTVQELTALGVTLVGHQKKIMNSVTALRAQMSATSQGFLV, encoded by the exons TGGTTGGAAGAGTCGTTCACCAACTTCGACAAGGGCATCAATTGGCGGAGCTACGTTGTCTGCGACGTGGCGTACAACAACGTGAACAATTGGCTGTGGACGCCGTTCATCGATAGGGGACCGGCGAACCGCATGTACATAGAAATCAAATTCACGACCCGTGACTGCTCGCTGTTCCCCGGAAACGCGCTCAGCTGCAAAGAAACTTTCAGTCTACTTTACTACGAGTTCGACGCGGCCACCAAGGAGCCGCCGCCATGGGAGACCGACAGTTACAAGTTGATCG GGCGCATCGCCGCCGGCGAGGGGAGGTTCAACACCAACACCGAGGTGGTGATAAACACGGAGGTGAAGTCGATCCCGGTGACGAAGAAGGGCGTCTACTTCGCGTTCCGGGACCAGGGCGCCTGCATCTCCATCCTTGCCATCAAGGTCTACTACATCAGCTGTCCGGAGATTTCCGTCAACTTTGCTCACTTCCCGGCCACGCCGACTGGTCGCGAGGTCGCGCTGATCGAGCAAACGATCGGCACTTGCGTGGCCAACGCGATGGTGATCGAGCAGCCCACCTTCCTCTGCAAAGGGGACGGAAAGTGGTACCTTCCGAGCGGCGGATGCCACTGCAAGCCGGGATACCAAGCTGACGTCGAAAAGCAGGAATGCACCGAGTGCCCGATCGGTAAATTCAAGCACGAGGCAGGGTCGCAGAGCTGCGAACTCTGCCCGGCTCACAGCAAGTCCTCTGATTACGGATTCACGGAATGCCGCTGCAACTCCGGTTATTATAGAGCGGAGAAGGACCCCAAGAAGATGCCCTGTACAC AGCCACCGTCCGCGCCACAGAATTTGACGGTGAATTTCGTTGACCAGTCCACCGTGATTCTGTCGTGGAATGCGCCGCACATGCTGGGCGGGAGGACCGACACTACTTACAGGGTGGTCTGCGATGCCTGTAGCATGGGCGTCAAATACATTCCGAACACC GAGGTCTTCAACGACACGAAGATCACGATAACGGGCCTGAACGCGGTGACGACCTATCGATTCCAAGTGTTCGCCGAGAACGGAGTGTCGGCGCTGGCTGGCAAGTCCGAGTACGTGGACATCACCGTCACCACCGAAGCCAGCGTGCCCAGCCTGGTGAGCAACGTCCGGATCACGAGCGTCAAGAGCTCCGAACTCAGCATCAGTTGGGACGCCCCTGTAACCGACATCGGTGGAGACAGCGATCTGGTGGAGAGATACGAAG TGAGGTGCTATCCGCGATACGACGACGCCACCAACGCGACCGTCATCCAGACCACCGAGCTCTCGGTGACGTTCAAGGACCTGAAACCGTCCACGGACTACGCGATCCAAGTGCGGGCGAAGACCACGCGCGGTTGGGGCGAGTACACGCCGGTGGTGTACAAAAAGACACCTCACGCCATGGGTCTAG ACTACGTCGGGGAGGACGACAACATGCAAGTGAGGATTATAGCCGGGGCTATCGTGGCCGTGGTCGTGCTCCTAGTGATCATCATCATCATGACCGTCTTGATTCTCAGAAG GGCCTCGGACGAGTGCAACAAGAAACAGCCGAGCGACTGCGACACTCTGGAGTACAGGAACGGCGAAG TGACCACGCCGCTGTTCACACCTGCAGTGGGGGTCGCCGCCGCAGGTGCCGGAGGTGCTGGTGGCGCAGGTGCGAGGAGTTACGTCGATCCTCACACCTACGAGGACCCGAATCAGGCCGTCAGGGAATTCGCTCGCGAGATCGACGCGGGATACATCACGATAGAAGCCATCATAG GTGGCGGCGAGTTCGGCGACGTTTGTCGAGGGAAATTAAAGCTGCCGCCGGACGGTCGAACGGAGATCGACGTGGCCATCAAGACCTTGAAGCCAGGCTCCGCGGACAAGGCTCGCAACGACTTCCTCACCGAGGCCTCGATCATGGGTCAGTTCGAGCACCCGAACGTGATATTCCTGCAAGGTGTCGTGACCAAGAGCAACCCGGTGATGATCATCACGGAGTTCATGGAGAACGGCAGCCTGGACACTTTCCTGCGCGCGAACGACGGCAAGTTCCAGGTGCTGCAGCTGGTGGGCATGCTGCGAGGGATCGCGAGCGGTATGCAGTATCTCGCCGAGATGAACTACGTGCACCGCGACCTCGCGGCGAGGAACGTGCTGGTGAACGCTGCCCTCGTTTGCAAGATCGCCGACTTTGGATTGAGCAGGGAGATCGAGAGCGCCACGGAAGGAGCGTACACGACCAGG GGTGGAAAGATCCCGGTGCGATGGACAGCTCCGGAAGCGATAGCGTTCCGAAAGTTCACCAGCGCCTCGGATGTGTGGAGCATGGGCATCGTCTGCTGGGAGGTGATGTCCTACGGCGAGAGGCCGTACTGGAACTGGTCTAATCAGGACGTGATCAAGTCGATCGAGAAAGGATACAGGCTTCCAGCGCCGATGGACTGCCCGGAGGCGATCTACCAGCTGATGCTCGACTGCTGGCAGAAGGAGCGGACCCATCGTCCCACCTTCGCCAATCTCACCCAGACCTTGGACAAGCTTATACGAAGCCCGGAGACGCTGAGGAAAATCGCCCAGAACAG GGGCGCGAATCCACTGGCGCCGGACGCGGTGGACTTGACACAGCTGACCTCGGTCAGCGAGTGGCTGGGCTCGATCAAGATGTCTCGGTACGCGGAGAACTTCGAGAGGTCCGGGGTGACCACCCTGGACGCGGCCGCGCGCGTCACCGTCCAGGAACTGACGGCGCTCGGCGTGACGTTGGTGGGACACCAGAAGAAGATCATGAACAGCGTGACGGCGCTCAGAGCCCAGATGTCCGCCACCTCGCAAGGCTTTCTCGTCTAA